A window of Citrus sinensis cultivar Valencia sweet orange chromosome 7, DVS_A1.0, whole genome shotgun sequence contains these coding sequences:
- the LOC102621226 gene encoding probable disease resistance protein At5g63020: MGNVCSPSFSCDDSVSHCLDCSVRKAGYICHLQDNLDALQRELQMLIEERNDVRVRVIVAEQQQMKRLERVQGWLSRVEKVESRVGKLIRKSPQQVEKICLGGFCSNSCKSSYKFGKKVVKALRLVQSLRKQGDFQDVAQPAPENPVDERPLPATVVGLQSTFDGVWKCLMEEQMGIVGLYGMGGVGKTTLLTQINNKFLDTPNSFDFVIWIVVSKDLQLAKIQEGIAKKIGLFNESWQSKGLEEKANKIFKILSKKKFVLLLDDIWELVDLAQVGLPVSSCASASNKIVFTTREIEVCGQMEAHRSFKVECLGFDDAWKLFEEKVGRDTLDTHPEIPELAEAVARECGGLPLALITVGRAMASRKTPREWEHAIEVLRCSASQFSGMEKRVFSRLKFSYDFLPNDAARFCLLYCSLFPEDYRISIEDLIDCWICEEFLDESNGIGVRNQGYSLVRTLLHSCLLEEEEDNFVKMHDVIRDMALWIASTTEEREKFLVLAGVGLIEAPRIRMWKGVTRMSLMTNQIENLLESPVCPRLRTLFLSSNIFHRVNSDFFQSMASLRVLKLSYSNPLLFEISKVVSLQHLDLSHSRIERLPIEFKYLVNLKCLNLEYTYGVLKIPPKVISNLKILQTLRMYECATVPQARDSILFGDCRVLVEELLCLEHLSVFTITLNNFHALQRLLDSCMLQYVSTPSLCLSHFNNSKSLGVFSLASLRHLQTLHLTYNDLEEIKIDNGGEVKRVRELSGFHSLKNVYISSSKSQTCGDRELPGYGRNNQQ; this comes from the coding sequence ATGGGAAACGTTTGCTCACCCTCATTCTCATGCGATGACAGTGTCTCTCACTGTCTGGATTGCTCTGTTAGAAAAGCAGGTTATATATGTCATCTCCAAGATAATCTTGATGCCTTGCAGAGAGAATTGCAAATGCTAATTGAAGAAAGGAATGATGTGCGGGTAAGGGTTATCGTTGCAGAACAACAACAAATGAAACGCCTTGAACGGGTGCAAGGGTGGCTTTCAAGAGTGGAAAAGGTGGAAAGTCGAGTTGGAAAACTGATCAGAAAAAGCCCTCAACAGGTTGAGAAAATATGCCTTGGAGGCTTCTGTTCCAACAGCTGCAAGTCAAGCTACAAGTTTGGGAAAAAGGTGGTCAAGGCATTGCGACTGGTTCAGAGTTTAAGGAAACAAGGAGATTTCCAAGACGTGGCTCAACCGGCCCCAGAAAATCCAGTTGATGAAAGACCTCTTCCGGCAACAGTAGTGGGCTTGCAATCAACATTTGACGGAGTTTGGAAATGCCTCATGGAAGAACAGATGGGAATTGTTGGCCTGTACGGCATGGGAGGGGTGGGAAAAACCACCCTGTTGACGCAAATCAACAACAAATTCCTTGACACACCAAACAGTTTTGATTTTGTCATTTGGATAGTGGTGTCCAAGGACTTACAACTTGCAAAGATTCAAGAAGGTATTGCCAAAAAAATCGGTTTGTTTAACGAGTCATGGCAGAGTAAAGGCCTTgaagagaaagcaaataaaatattcaagatcTTGAGCAAGAAAAAGTTTGTGTTACTGTTGGATGACATATGGGAGCTGGTTGATTTAGCTCAAGTGGGGCTACCTGTTTCAAGCTGTGCAAGTGCATCTAACAAGATAGTTTTCACAACTCGTGAGATTGAGGTTTGCGGTCAAATGGAAGCTCACAGATCTTTCAAAGTGGAGTGCTTGGGATTTGATGATGCCTGGAAATTATTTGAGGAGAAAGTCGGACGAGACACTCTCGACACTCATCCTGAAATTCCTGAGCTAGCTGAAGCTGTGGCCAGAGAATGTGGCGGTTTGCCACTGGCTCTAATTACAGTCGGTAGAGCCATGGCTTCTAGGAAGACACCTCGAGAGTGGGAACATGCGATTGAGGTGCTCAGGTGTTCAGCCTCTCAATTTTCAGGTATGGAGAAAAGGGTATTTTCGCGTTTAAAATTCAGTTATGATTTTTTGCCCAACGACGCGGCTAGATTTTGTCTCCTATACTGTAGTTTATTTCCAGAAGATTATAGAATTTCCATAGAGGACTTGATAGATTGTTGGATATGTGAGGAGTTCTTGGATGAATCTAATGGAATTGGAGTGCGAAATCAAGGATACTCTCTTGTCCGCACTCTTCTTCATTCATGTTTGctggaagaggaagaagataaTTTCGTAAAAATGCATGATGTGATCCGCGACATGGCTTTATGGATTGCATCCACGACTGAGGAGAGGGAAAAGTTTTTGGTTCTTGCAGGTGTCGGATTAATTGAAGCACCGAGAATTAGAATGTGGAAAGGGGTTACAAGGATGTCGCTCATGACAAATCAAATTGAGAATCTACTAGAGTCTCCAGTATGTCCTCGTCTCCGGACTTTATTTCTTAgttctaatatttttcataggGTCAATAGTGATTTCTTTCAATCTATGGCTTCTCTTAGAGTTTTAAAGTTGTCATATAGTAATCCTTTACTATTTGAGATTTCAAAAGTGGTTTCCCTGCAACATCTCGATCTATCACATTCTAGAATAGAAAGATTGCCAATAGAGTTTAAGTACCTAGTCAATCTTAAATGTTTGAACTTGGAGTACACATATGGAGTCTTAAAAATTCCGCCAAAAGTGATatcaaatctaaaaatattacaaacaTTGAGAATGTATGAATGTGCAACTGTTCCACAAGCAAGAGATAGCATTCTGTTTGGAGACTGCAGAGTTTTGGTCGAGGAATTGCTGTGTTTGGAACATTTAAGTGTGTTCACAATCACCTTGAATAATTTTCATGCTCTTCAAAGATTGTTGGATTCCTGTATGCTACAATACGTTAGTACTCCATCTCTATGCCTCAGCCACTTCAACAACTCAAAGTCGCTCGGTGTTTTTTCTCTAGCAAGTTTAAGGCATCTCCAAACACTTCACTTGACTTATAATGATTTGGAAGAAATAAAGATTGACAATGGAGGGGAAGTGAAAAGAGTCCGAGAACTTTCTGGTTTTCATAGTCTCAAAAATGTTTATATAAGCAGCTCCAAATCTCAAACGTGTGGAGATAGAGAATTGCCAGGATATGGAAGAAATAATCAGCAGTGA